From one Azospirillum ramasamyi genomic stretch:
- a CDS encoding DNA-3-methyladenine glycosylase I — translation MSLTYCAAAPGHPLHGPYHDGEYGFPSGDDRVLFERLVLEINQAGLSWLTILKKRAAFRAAFDDFDIDRVAAYGEADRARLLADAGIIRNRLKVDAVIENARRIIALRQTHGSFDGWLRAHHPLTKAEWVKLFGRTFRFTGGEIVGEFLMSLGYLPGAHQPDCPVHAAVLAQSPPWKAAVDAGYRGYEPMK, via the coding sequence GTGAGCCTGACCTATTGCGCGGCCGCTCCCGGCCATCCGCTGCACGGCCCCTACCATGACGGCGAATACGGCTTCCCGAGCGGCGACGACCGGGTGCTGTTCGAGCGGCTGGTGCTGGAGATCAACCAGGCCGGTCTGTCCTGGCTGACCATTCTGAAGAAGCGCGCGGCGTTCCGCGCCGCCTTCGACGACTTCGACATCGACCGGGTCGCCGCCTATGGCGAGGCGGACCGGGCGCGGCTTCTGGCCGATGCCGGCATCATCCGCAACCGCCTGAAGGTCGATGCGGTGATCGAGAATGCCCGCCGCATCATCGCCCTGCGCCAGACCCACGGTTCCTTCGACGGCTGGCTGCGCGCCCATCATCCCCTGACCAAGGCCGAATGGGTGAAGCTGTTCGGGCGGACCTTCCGCTTCACCGGCGGCGAGATCGTCGGCGAGTTCCTGATGAGCCTGGGCTATCTGCCGGGCGCGCATCAGCCGGATTGCCCGGTCCACGCCGCCGTCCTGGCGCAGAGTCCGCCCTGGAAAGCCGCGGTGGACGCCGGCTATCGCGGGTATGAGCCCATGAAATAA
- a CDS encoding DUF1467 family protein, translated as MDNWVTAFFVYVVVWWVVLFAVLPWGVRTPDEPEPGMASSAPVEPRILRKFMITSVVSVLVWLVIFGVERSGIISFREMARHMY; from the coding sequence ATGGACAACTGGGTGACGGCGTTCTTCGTCTATGTCGTCGTGTGGTGGGTGGTGCTGTTCGCGGTGCTGCCCTGGGGCGTTCGCACGCCGGACGAGCCGGAGCCCGGCATGGCCTCCTCCGCCCCGGTCGAACCGCGCATCCTGCGCAAGTTCATGATCACGTCGGTGGTTTCCGTGCTGGTGTGGCTGGTGATCTTCGGTGTCGAGCGGTCCGGGATCATCTCCTTCCGCGAGATGGCGCGGCACATGTACTGA
- the mce gene encoding methylmalonyl-CoA epimerase, whose product MIGKLNHVAIVVPDLPAATALYRDTLGAAVSQPVDLPPHGVTVVFVTLPNTKIELLHPFGEKSPIAGFLEKNPSGGIHHICYEVDDILAARDRLKAQGARVLGDGEPKIGAHDKPVLFLHPKDFCGTLVELEQA is encoded by the coding sequence ATGATCGGGAAGCTCAACCACGTCGCCATCGTCGTTCCGGACCTGCCGGCGGCGACGGCGCTCTATCGCGACACGCTGGGCGCCGCGGTGTCGCAGCCGGTGGATCTGCCGCCGCATGGCGTGACCGTGGTTTTCGTCACCCTGCCCAACACCAAGATCGAACTGCTGCATCCGTTCGGGGAGAAGTCGCCCATCGCGGGCTTCCTGGAGAAGAACCCGTCCGGCGGCATCCATCACATCTGCTACGAGGTGGACGACATCCTCGCCGCCCGCGACCGCCTGAAGGCGCAGGGAGCCCGCGTGCTGGGCGACGGGGAGCCGAAGATCGGCGCCCATGACAAGCCGGTTCTGTTCCTGCATCCCAAGGACTTCTGCGGGACGCTGGTGGAACTGGAGCAGGCCTGA
- a CDS encoding ribonuclease J gives MTQSSKTAAGTPAAPADTFVPEDGALYFLPLGGSGEIGMNLNLYGHRGKWLMVDLGISFADDTMPGLDVIMPDPAFITERRQDLVGLVLTHAHEDHLGAVQYLWPELRCPVYCTPFTAAFLRAKLQEKGLSATVPIHEIPLGGTVEIGPFSVEYVTMTHSIPEPNALAIRTSAGTVLHTGDWKLDPDPLVGDTADEERLRAIGDEGVLALVGDSTNALVPGSAGSEATVRASLMELFGRYRGSRIAVSCFATNVARLESIAAAAAAHDRHVALVGRSLWRINEAARASGYLADVPKFLSEHDASYLPREKLVLICTGSQGEPRSALARIAGNDHPQVTLSRGDVVIFSSREIPGNERAIGRMQNQLVALGVELVTADEAAVHVSGHPARDELVRMYQWVRPRIAVPVHGEQRHQQAHAALAEDCQVAHSIVPANGELIRLDGAEGAQVVAHVRAGRMAVDGKRLVPLDTGMMRTRNRMVNNGAAVVTLVMTGSGELLTAPQVAVMGLIDEATDRDLLLDVVDAVRESVAMLPKSARADDAQVKEAARIAVRRCFNASHGKKPVTEVHLVRV, from the coding sequence ATGACACAATCCTCCAAGACCGCCGCCGGAACCCCTGCAGCCCCGGCGGACACCTTCGTTCCGGAGGATGGCGCCCTGTATTTCCTCCCGCTCGGCGGTTCCGGCGAGATCGGGATGAACCTCAACCTCTACGGCCATCGGGGCAAGTGGCTGATGGTGGACCTCGGCATCTCCTTCGCCGACGACACCATGCCGGGCCTCGACGTGATCATGCCGGACCCGGCCTTCATCACCGAGCGGCGGCAGGATCTGGTCGGGCTGGTGCTGACGCACGCCCATGAGGACCATCTCGGCGCCGTACAGTACCTGTGGCCGGAACTGCGCTGCCCGGTCTATTGCACGCCTTTCACCGCGGCCTTCCTGCGCGCCAAGCTGCAGGAGAAGGGCTTGAGCGCGACGGTTCCGATCCACGAGATTCCGCTGGGCGGCACGGTGGAGATCGGCCCCTTCTCCGTCGAGTACGTCACCATGACGCATTCGATCCCGGAGCCGAACGCGCTCGCCATCCGCACCTCCGCCGGTACCGTCCTGCACACCGGTGACTGGAAGCTGGACCCCGATCCGCTGGTCGGCGACACCGCCGACGAGGAAAGGCTGCGGGCCATCGGCGACGAGGGGGTGCTGGCGCTGGTGGGCGACAGCACGAACGCGCTGGTTCCGGGCTCCGCCGGATCGGAGGCGACGGTACGGGCCTCGCTGATGGAGCTGTTCGGGCGCTACCGCGGCTCGCGGATCGCGGTCAGCTGCTTCGCCACCAACGTGGCGCGGCTGGAGAGCATCGCCGCTGCCGCCGCCGCCCATGACCGCCATGTGGCGCTGGTCGGCCGGTCGCTCTGGCGGATCAACGAGGCGGCGCGCGCCAGCGGCTATCTGGCCGATGTGCCGAAGTTCCTGTCGGAGCATGACGCCAGCTACCTGCCGCGGGAGAAACTGGTGCTGATCTGCACCGGCAGCCAGGGAGAGCCGCGTTCCGCCCTTGCCCGCATCGCCGGGAACGACCATCCGCAGGTGACGCTGTCGCGCGGCGACGTGGTGATCTTTTCCTCCCGCGAGATCCCCGGCAACGAGCGGGCCATCGGCCGCATGCAGAACCAGCTGGTCGCACTGGGGGTGGAGTTGGTGACGGCGGACGAAGCGGCGGTCCATGTCTCCGGACACCCGGCGCGGGACGAGTTGGTGCGCATGTACCAGTGGGTCCGGCCGCGCATCGCCGTTCCGGTCCATGGCGAGCAGCGCCACCAGCAGGCCCACGCCGCCCTGGCGGAGGATTGTCAGGTCGCCCACAGCATCGTGCCTGCCAATGGCGAGCTGATCCGGCTCGACGGGGCCGAAGGCGCGCAGGTGGTGGCCCATGTGCGGGCGGGCCGCATGGCGGTGGACGGCAAGCGGCTGGTGCCGCTCGACACGGGAATGATGCGGACGCGCAACCGCATGGTGAACAACGGCGCCGCCGTGGTGACGCTGGTGATGACCGGGAGCGGGGAACTGCTGACCGCGCCGCAGGTCGCGGTGATGGGGCTGATCGACGAGGCGACCGACCGCGACCTGCTGCTCGACGTGGTCGACGCGGTGCGTGAATCGGTGGCGATGCTGCCCAAATCCGCGCGCGCCGACGACGCCCAGGTGAAGGAGGCGGCGCGGATCGCCGTCCGCCGCTGCTTCAATGCGTCCCATGGCAAGAAGCCGGTGACGGAGGTCCATCTGGTCCGCGTCTGA
- a CDS encoding type III pantothenate kinase: protein MLLAIDAGNTNVVFAIYDGDRQRGIWRTATDPKRTSDEYMVWLTHLMALKGLKPVDIHGTIIASVVPGATFNLKRLCKDHFGCEPVIVGQPGVDLGAKALVDRPEEVGADRLVNTVAAAATYKSPLIVIDFGTATTFDVVDADGNYCGGVIAPGLNLSLEALQMAASKLPRVEIQPPEHVIGRNTIACMQSGIFWGYVGLIEGLVSRIRAEYGEPMRVVATGGLAVLFAKATHVIEHTDNELTLRGLLLIHKRNTVQ, encoded by the coding sequence ATGCTGCTAGCCATCGACGCCGGAAACACGAATGTGGTGTTCGCCATTTACGACGGCGACCGCCAGCGCGGCATCTGGCGCACGGCGACCGATCCCAAACGCACCTCCGACGAATACATGGTGTGGCTGACGCACCTGATGGCGCTGAAGGGGCTGAAGCCGGTTGACATCCATGGCACCATCATCGCCAGCGTCGTGCCGGGCGCCACCTTCAACCTGAAGCGCCTGTGCAAGGATCATTTCGGCTGCGAACCGGTGATCGTCGGCCAGCCCGGCGTCGATCTGGGCGCCAAGGCGCTGGTCGACCGGCCGGAGGAGGTCGGGGCCGACCGGCTGGTCAACACGGTGGCGGCCGCCGCGACCTACAAATCGCCGCTGATCGTCATCGATTTCGGCACGGCGACGACCTTCGACGTGGTGGACGCCGACGGCAATTATTGCGGCGGCGTGATCGCACCGGGGCTGAACCTGTCGTTGGAGGCGCTGCAGATGGCCGCCTCCAAGCTGCCGCGGGTGGAAATCCAGCCGCCGGAGCATGTGATCGGCAGGAACACCATCGCCTGCATGCAGTCGGGTATCTTCTGGGGGTATGTCGGCCTGATCGAAGGGCTGGTGTCCCGCATCCGGGCGGAGTACGGCGAACCCATGCGGGTTGTCGCCACTGGCGGATTGGCTGTTCTTTTCGCCAAGGCTACCCATGTGATCGAACACACCGACAATGAGCTGACGCTCCGCGGTCTCCTCCTGATCCACAAGCGCAACACGGTCCAATGA
- a CDS encoding biotin--[acetyl-CoA-carboxylase] ligase — translation MTLSLEAEAARLRLPPGFQVKAFDSVGSTNDEAKALSRSGAPEGTIVWARRQESGRGRRGRAWTSPEGNLYSTTILRPGLPPAEAAQISFVAALAIAETAESVLADPGGVRCKWPNDVLVHDRKLSGILLESEPAADGTVAWVVLGVGINLRHFPATADYGATSLIAEGAPPMGAGALLEVFAGHLATWYGRWRAHGFAPVREAWLSRARGLGGPIVVRLADRTIPGTFADLDSDGVLLLDPTDGGPRQRIAAGDVFFAPPATR, via the coding sequence ATGACGTTATCGCTCGAAGCGGAGGCGGCGCGACTGCGCCTGCCTCCGGGCTTCCAGGTCAAGGCCTTCGACTCCGTCGGCAGTACGAACGACGAAGCGAAGGCCTTGTCGCGTTCAGGGGCGCCGGAAGGCACCATCGTCTGGGCCCGCCGGCAGGAAAGCGGGCGCGGCCGGCGTGGCCGGGCCTGGACCTCTCCCGAAGGCAATCTCTACAGCACGACGATCCTGCGGCCGGGCCTGCCGCCGGCGGAGGCTGCGCAGATCTCCTTCGTCGCCGCGCTCGCCATCGCCGAGACGGCCGAATCGGTGCTGGCCGATCCCGGTGGCGTGCGCTGCAAATGGCCGAACGACGTGCTGGTGCATGACCGCAAGCTGTCCGGCATCCTCCTCGAGTCGGAGCCGGCGGCGGACGGTACGGTCGCCTGGGTGGTGCTTGGCGTCGGCATCAACCTGCGGCATTTTCCCGCGACCGCCGACTATGGTGCGACATCGCTGATCGCCGAGGGGGCGCCGCCGATGGGTGCCGGGGCTCTGCTGGAGGTGTTCGCCGGCCATCTGGCGACCTGGTATGGCCGCTGGCGTGCCCATGGCTTCGCGCCGGTGCGGGAAGCGTGGCTGTCGCGCGCCCGCGGGCTGGGCGGCCCGATCGTGGTCAGGCTGGCCGATCGGACGATCCCCGGTACCTTCGCCGATCTGGACAGCGACGGCGTTCTGTTGCTTGATCCAACGGACGGCGGACCGCGTCAGCGGATCGCCGCCGGGGACGTGTTCTTCGCGCCTCCCGCCACACGCTGA
- the nuoN gene encoding NADH-quinone oxidoreductase subunit NuoN gives MTAVFPDIWPALPEIFLALSGIALLMLGVFRGDGFTRPVSYLAIVAMLLAAVLAMGYGSGRIVTFNGMFVMDAFGVFMKVLVLVSAAFAVILSLGFNEREQMARFEFPVLMIFATLGMLMMISANDFISLYVGLETQSLALYVIAAFRRDSAKSSEAGLKYFVLGSLSSGMLLYGASLVYGFAGTTSFDKVAALFAGGAPVSPGLVIGLVFVMAGLAFKISAAPFHMWTPDVYEGAPTPVTAFFAAAPKVAAIALLTRVVMEPFGNLAAQWHQVLVAAAVLSMVIGSFVAIMQTNIKRLMAYSSIGHVGYALVGLATGTQDGVRGVLIYMALYIAMNIGAFAVILSMKAKGRMLEDIKDFAGLSKTNPMLAATMAIFMFSMAGIPPMAGFFGKLYVFLAAVAAQEYLLAVIGVLTSVVGAFYYLRIIKIMYFDEPAVVVDKVNDDGMTGVLVVTSLFTLLFFVAPAPILNGAAAAAAALFAG, from the coding sequence ATGACCGCAGTGTTTCCCGACATCTGGCCGGCCCTGCCGGAGATCTTCCTGGCACTCTCGGGCATCGCCCTGCTGATGCTGGGCGTGTTCCGCGGCGACGGCTTCACCCGTCCCGTCTCCTACCTGGCGATCGTCGCCATGCTGCTCGCCGCCGTCCTGGCGATGGGCTACGGCAGCGGCCGGATCGTCACCTTCAACGGCATGTTCGTGATGGACGCCTTCGGCGTCTTCATGAAGGTGCTGGTGCTGGTCTCGGCGGCTTTCGCGGTCATCCTCTCGCTCGGCTTCAACGAGCGGGAGCAGATGGCACGCTTCGAGTTCCCGGTGCTGATGATCTTCGCGACCCTCGGCATGCTGATGATGATCTCGGCCAACGATTTCATCTCTCTGTATGTCGGTCTGGAGACGCAGAGCCTCGCGCTCTACGTCATCGCGGCCTTCCGCCGCGACAGCGCCAAGTCCTCGGAAGCCGGCCTCAAGTACTTCGTCCTCGGCTCGCTGTCCTCGGGCATGCTGCTCTACGGTGCGTCGCTGGTCTACGGCTTCGCCGGCACGACCTCCTTCGACAAGGTGGCGGCGCTGTTCGCCGGCGGCGCCCCCGTGTCGCCGGGTCTGGTGATCGGCCTCGTCTTCGTCATGGCCGGCCTGGCCTTCAAGATTTCCGCGGCGCCGTTCCACATGTGGACCCCGGACGTCTATGAGGGTGCCCCGACCCCGGTGACCGCCTTCTTCGCGGCGGCTCCGAAGGTCGCGGCCATCGCCCTGCTGACCCGCGTGGTGATGGAGCCGTTCGGCAACCTCGCCGCCCAGTGGCATCAGGTTCTGGTCGCCGCCGCCGTGCTGTCGATGGTGATCGGGTCCTTCGTCGCCATCATGCAGACCAACATCAAGCGCCTGATGGCCTACAGCTCCATCGGCCATGTCGGTTACGCCCTGGTCGGTCTGGCCACGGGCACCCAGGACGGCGTGCGCGGCGTGCTGATCTACATGGCGCTCTACATCGCCATGAACATCGGCGCCTTTGCGGTCATCCTCAGCATGAAGGCCAAGGGCCGGATGCTGGAGGACATCAAGGACTTCGCCGGCCTGTCGAAGACCAACCCGATGCTGGCCGCGACCATGGCGATCTTCATGTTCTCCATGGCCGGCATCCCGCCGATGGCCGGTTTCTTCGGCAAGCTCTATGTCTTCCTCGCAGCCGTCGCCGCCCAGGAGTACCTGCTGGCCGTGATCGGCGTGCTGACGAGCGTCGTCGGCGCCTTCTACTACCTGCGCATCATCAAGATCATGTATTTCGATGAGCCCGCGGTGGTGGTGGACAAGGTGAACGACGACGGCATGACCGGTGTCCTGGTCGTCACCAGCCTGTTCACCCTGCTGTTCTTCGTCGCTCCGGCGCCGATCCTGAACGGTGCGGCGGCTGCCGCGGCGGCCCTGTTCGCCGGATGA
- a CDS encoding NADH-quinone oxidoreductase subunit M: MASWPILSFATFLPLVGVALILLFCRGNSPDVLRNVRYISLWTTLVTFVLTLLVWANFDPSNPGYQMVEKAAWIPEFGINYHMGVDGISVLFVVLSGFLMPLCILASWESVQVRLKEYMMAFLVLETLMIGMFCALDFVLFYMFFEGVLIPMFLIIGIWGGPRRVYAAFKFFLYTLLGSVLMLLAILAMYFVAGTTDIPTITATHFSRNMQLWLWLAFFASFAVKVPMWPVHTWLPDAHVEAPTAGSVILAGVLLKMGGYGFLRFNIPILPEATEYFAPLIYALSVIAVIYTSLVALAQEDMKKLIAYSSVAHMGFVTIGMFALNQQGIEGSVFQMLSHGVVSGALFLCVGVVYDRLHTREIARYGGLVKNMPKYAVIFLFMTMASVGLPGTSGFVGEFLVLLGVFRDNTWVAALAATGMVLGAAYALWLYRRVVYGKLVKSDVKAMFDVTPREIAVFVPLIAVVLWMGIYPNSFLNVTSASVEQLIQTYQTKLAASHAASGVSVAAR, encoded by the coding sequence ATGGCTAGCTGGCCGATCCTGTCGTTCGCGACCTTCCTGCCGCTCGTGGGCGTCGCGCTGATCCTGCTGTTCTGCCGGGGCAATTCCCCGGACGTGCTGCGGAACGTGCGGTATATCTCGCTGTGGACGACGCTCGTCACCTTCGTGCTGACCCTGCTCGTCTGGGCCAACTTCGATCCAAGCAATCCCGGCTACCAGATGGTCGAGAAGGCGGCCTGGATCCCGGAATTCGGCATCAACTACCACATGGGCGTCGACGGCATCTCGGTGCTGTTCGTCGTCCTGTCCGGCTTCCTGATGCCCCTGTGCATCCTGGCGAGCTGGGAGTCGGTGCAGGTCCGGCTGAAAGAATACATGATGGCCTTCCTCGTGCTGGAAACCCTGATGATCGGGATGTTCTGCGCGCTGGACTTCGTGCTGTTCTACATGTTCTTCGAAGGCGTCCTGATCCCGATGTTCCTGATCATCGGTATCTGGGGCGGCCCGCGCCGCGTCTATGCCGCCTTCAAGTTCTTCCTCTACACGCTGCTCGGCTCGGTCCTGATGCTGCTGGCGATCCTGGCCATGTATTTCGTGGCCGGCACCACCGACATCCCGACCATCACCGCCACGCATTTCTCGCGCAACATGCAGCTGTGGCTGTGGCTGGCCTTCTTCGCCTCCTTCGCGGTGAAGGTGCCGATGTGGCCGGTCCACACCTGGCTGCCGGACGCCCACGTCGAGGCGCCGACCGCCGGTTCGGTGATCCTGGCCGGCGTGCTGCTGAAGATGGGCGGCTACGGCTTCCTGCGCTTCAACATTCCGATCCTGCCGGAAGCCACCGAGTATTTCGCGCCGCTGATCTACGCCCTGTCGGTCATCGCCGTGATCTACACCTCGCTGGTCGCTCTCGCCCAGGAGGACATGAAGAAGCTGATCGCCTACTCGTCGGTCGCCCACATGGGCTTCGTCACCATCGGCATGTTCGCGCTGAACCAGCAGGGCATCGAGGGTTCGGTGTTCCAGATGCTGTCGCACGGCGTGGTGTCGGGCGCGCTGTTCCTGTGCGTCGGCGTCGTCTATGACCGCCTGCACACCCGCGAGATCGCCCGCTACGGCGGCCTCGTGAAGAACATGCCGAAATACGCGGTGATCTTCCTGTTCATGACCATGGCGTCGGTCGGCCTGCCGGGCACCTCCGGTTTCGTCGGCGAGTTCCTGGTGCTGCTGGGCGTCTTCCGCGACAACACCTGGGTCGCCGCGCTCGCCGCCACCGGCATGGTCCTGGGTGCCGCCTACGCGCTGTGGCTGTACCGCCGCGTCGTCTACGGCAAGCTGGTCAAGTCGGACGTCAAGGCGATGTTCGACGTCACCCCGCGCGAGATCGCGGTGTTCGTGCCGCTGATCGCCGTCGTCCTGTGGATGGGCATCTATCCCAACAGCTTCCTGAACGTCACCTCGGCATCGGTCGAGCAGCTGATCCAGACCTACCAGACCAAGCTGGCCGCGTCGCACGCCGCGTCCGGTGTCTCGGTCGCCGCTCGGTAA
- the nuoL gene encoding NADH-quinone oxidoreductase subunit L: protein MEVLVVFLPLLAFLIAGSIALFGGPKAEPAAAGHGSHGHGHDDHGHARVAHAHDDHAHAISHDELDHAHDDAHDDHHVVAGPPTVGDRVSQYVTTGAVLVSAILSWILFFDVAVGGHPRTVELMTWIQSGTLDVKWALRVDQLTAVMLIVVNTVSACVHLYSIGYMAEDPQKPRFMAYLSLFTFAMLMLVTADNLVQMFFGWEGVGLASYLLINFWYEKPSANAAAMKAFLVNRVGDFGFVLGIFAIFVLTGSVQFDTIFAKAPTLTGETLHFLSWDFNGLTIACLLLFIGAMGKSAQLGLHTWLPDAMEGPTPVSALIHAATMVTAGVFMLCRLSPVLEYAPTALEIVAVVGALTAFVAATIGFTQFDIKRVIAYSTMSQLGYMFFAIGVSAYGAAMFHLFTHAFFKALLFLGAGSVIHALHHEQDMRKMGGVWRKIPFTYAVMWIGNLALAGLPFFAGYYSKDMILEAAFASDSGVGRFAFALGIAAALMTAFYSWRLLFLTFHGKPRMDKEIYDHAHESPVVMLVPLGVLTLGALFAGVGFHEWFIGHDRAEFWGKALLVLQQYDTIEAAHHYTPLWVKLAPLVVGLIGIAMAYIGYIMMPGLPGRIAGTFPRIYKFLYNKWYFDELYDALFTRPAKALGYGLWKAGDGAVIDGVGPDGIAAATRDVAARASRLQSGYVYHYAFAMVIGVVLFVAWLSVFG, encoded by the coding sequence ATGGAAGTGCTAGTCGTATTCCTTCCGCTCCTGGCGTTCCTCATCGCCGGATCGATCGCGCTGTTCGGCGGGCCGAAGGCCGAGCCGGCCGCCGCGGGTCACGGAAGTCACGGTCATGGCCATGATGATCACGGGCACGCCCGGGTCGCGCACGCCCATGACGATCATGCCCATGCCATCTCGCACGACGAGCTGGATCACGCGCACGACGATGCCCACGACGACCATCACGTCGTCGCCGGGCCGCCGACCGTCGGCGACCGCGTCTCGCAATACGTGACCACCGGCGCCGTGCTCGTCTCGGCGATCCTGTCCTGGATCCTGTTCTTCGACGTCGCCGTCGGCGGTCATCCGCGCACGGTCGAGCTGATGACCTGGATCCAGAGCGGCACGCTGGACGTGAAGTGGGCGTTGCGCGTCGACCAACTCACCGCGGTGATGCTGATCGTCGTCAACACCGTGTCGGCCTGCGTGCATCTGTACTCCATCGGCTACATGGCCGAGGATCCGCAGAAGCCGCGCTTCATGGCCTATCTGTCGCTGTTCACCTTCGCCATGCTGATGCTGGTGACGGCGGACAACCTCGTTCAGATGTTCTTCGGCTGGGAGGGCGTCGGTCTGGCCTCCTACCTGCTGATCAACTTCTGGTACGAGAAGCCGTCGGCCAACGCCGCCGCCATGAAGGCCTTCCTGGTCAACCGCGTCGGCGACTTCGGCTTCGTGCTCGGCATCTTCGCGATCTTCGTGCTGACCGGTTCGGTCCAGTTCGACACGATCTTCGCGAAGGCCCCGACGCTGACCGGCGAGACGCTGCATTTCCTCAGCTGGGACTTCAACGGCCTGACCATCGCCTGCCTGCTGCTGTTCATCGGCGCGATGGGCAAGTCGGCGCAGCTCGGCCTGCACACCTGGCTGCCGGACGCGATGGAAGGCCCGACCCCCGTGTCGGCGCTCATCCACGCGGCCACCATGGTCACCGCCGGCGTGTTCATGCTCTGCCGCCTGTCCCCGGTGCTGGAATACGCGCCGACGGCGCTGGAAATCGTCGCGGTCGTCGGCGCCCTGACCGCCTTCGTCGCCGCGACCATCGGTTTCACCCAGTTCGACATCAAGCGGGTCATTGCCTATTCGACGATGTCCCAGCTCGGCTACATGTTCTTCGCCATCGGCGTATCGGCCTATGGCGCCGCCATGTTCCACCTGTTCACCCACGCCTTCTTCAAGGCGCTGCTGTTCCTCGGCGCCGGCTCGGTCATCCATGCCCTGCATCACGAGCAGGACATGCGCAAGATGGGCGGCGTCTGGCGCAAGATCCCCTTCACCTACGCGGTGATGTGGATCGGCAACCTGGCGCTCGCCGGTCTGCCCTTCTTCGCCGGCTACTATTCCAAGGACATGATCCTGGAGGCGGCCTTCGCCTCCGACAGCGGGGTGGGGCGCTTCGCCTTCGCGCTGGGCATCGCCGCCGCGCTGATGACCGCCTTCTATTCCTGGCGCCTTCTGTTCCTGACCTTCCACGGCAAGCCGCGGATGGACAAGGAAATCTACGACCACGCCCATGAGTCGCCGGTCGTCATGCTGGTGCCGCTGGGGGTGCTGACTCTGGGCGCGCTGTTCGCCGGTGTCGGCTTCCACGAGTGGTTCATCGGCCACGACCGCGCCGAGTTCTGGGGCAAGGCCCTGCTGGTGCTGCAGCAGTACGACACCATCGAGGCCGCGCATCACTACACCCCGCTCTGGGTCAAGCTGGCTCCGCTGGTGGTCGGCCTGATCGGCATCGCCATGGCCTATATCGGCTACATCATGATGCCGGGCCTGCCGGGCAGGATCGCCGGCACCTTCCCTCGCATCTACAAGTTCCTCTACAACAAGTGGTACTTCGACGAGCTGTATGACGCGCTGTTCACCCGTCCGGCCAAGGCCCTGGGCTATGGGCTGTGGAAGGCGGGCGACGGTGCGGTGATCGACGGCGTCGGACCCGACGGCATCGCCGCAGCCACCCGCGATGTCGCGGCGCGCGCAAGCCGTCTGCAGTCCGGTTACGTCTATCATTACGCCTTTGCCATGGTGATCGGGGTCGTCCTGTTCGTCGCCTGGCTGTCGGTCTTCGGCTGA
- the nuoK gene encoding NADH-quinone oxidoreductase subunit NuoK, whose amino-acid sequence MEIGLGHYLTVSAIIFTLGVLGIFLNRKNVIIILMSIEMMLLAVNLNLVAFSTYLHDLVGQIFAMIILTVAAAEAAIGLAILVVYFRNRGSIRVEDINMMKG is encoded by the coding sequence ATGGAGATCGGTCTCGGACATTACCTGACGGTCTCGGCCATCATCTTCACGCTGGGTGTGCTGGGAATCTTCCTCAACCGGAAGAACGTCATCATCATCCTGATGTCGATCGAGATGATGCTGCTGGCGGTGAACCTGAACCTCGTCGCCTTCTCGACCTACCTGCACGATCTGGTCGGTCAGATCTTCGCCATGATCATCCTGACCGTCGCCGCCGCCGAGGCGGCCATCGGCCTCGCCATCCTGGTGGTCTACTTCCGCAACCGCGGCTCGATCCGAGTCGAAGACATCAACATGATGAAGGGCTGA
- a CDS encoding NADH-quinone oxidoreductase subunit J, with product MILQGIAFYVFAALLVASGVMVISARNPVHSVLFLILAFFQAAGLCVLMGAEFIAMILVIVYVGAVAVLFLFVVMMLDINFRELRQGAMEALPLGALVGLILLAELVAVLGGWIVAPNVATAVGAPTPELDQVTNTHALGRLMYTQYVYLFQASGIVLLIAMIGAIVLTLRHRPGVRKQNVGEQISRRREDVVVVRKVTTGEGV from the coding sequence ATGATACTCCAAGGCATCGCCTTCTACGTGTTCGCCGCGCTGCTGGTGGCCTCCGGTGTGATGGTCATCTCGGCGCGGAACCCCGTTCATTCGGTCCTTTTCCTGATCCTCGCCTTCTTCCAGGCGGCCGGCCTCTGCGTCCTGATGGGCGCCGAGTTCATCGCGATGATCCTCGTCATCGTCTATGTCGGCGCCGTGGCCGTGCTGTTCCTGTTCGTGGTGATGATGCTCGACATCAACTTCCGCGAACTGCGCCAGGGCGCGATGGAAGCGCTGCCGCTGGGCGCGCTCGTCGGGCTGATCCTGCTGGCGGAACTGGTGGCCGTGCTGGGCGGCTGGATCGTCGCTCCGAATGTCGCGACCGCCGTCGGCGCGCCGACCCCGGAACTCGACCAGGTGACGAACACCCATGCGCTGGGCCGGCTGATGTACACGCAGTACGTCTACCTGTTCCAGGCGTCCGGCATCGTCCTGCTGATCGCCATGATCGGCGCCATCGTGCTGACGCTTCGGCATCGTCCGGGTGTGCGCAAACAGAATGTCGGCGAACAGATCTCCCGTCGCCGGGAAGACGTGGTCGTCGTTCGCAAGGTCACGACCGGGGAGGGCGTGTGA